The Macrobrachium rosenbergii isolate ZJJX-2024 chromosome 31, ASM4041242v1, whole genome shotgun sequence sequence TGATAAGTTTCCTCATTTGTTTACAGAAAGACACTGCCGATTACCAAAAAGTTCACGTGACCGAGAACTATGCATAAATTAGCTAAAACAACCCAACACCAAGTAAACAATTCATATGGCCGAGCGTAAACTCGAACCAGCAAACTACCACACAGTAAACCTTAACATTAACCATTGCGATAACTAgacaacacaaacattatttacagttaatcGTTGGGCATCAACATTACTCGACCTCTAAATCatatgatttacaaaaaaatataggaTGCACAACtaatgtttcatttcatactaCAATACGTGAATAGAACATGAATAAAACAAGCTTAAAGAACGAACATTAAAACgataaacacaacaaaaataaaaatgagtttgaCAAACAGATATGAACTAGAAATATCAATGTCATATAGTGTCTCTGGATAATATCTATAACACTTGATCTTCTTTTGGAAGTAAGAGTACGAGCTTGCTCACTGGTCTGTGCAGTTCAGAAGATTGGGTTCGAAGTTTGACGCTTCTCACAACACCTCTGGAGTCTGGCAGTACCTCTGTTACACGTGCTAGTGGCCAGTGAAGTCTTGGCGTGTTCTCGTCTTTCAGGAGCACGATGTCACCTTCCCGTGTATTTCGTTGTTGTTTGTTCCATTTGGGGCGTTGCTGCAGGCTGACTATGTACTCCTTTTCCATCTGCTCCAGAACAAGTCTGACAAATATTGTACTCTACGCCACCTTTTTCTCGAGTACACATATTCTGGTTGCGAAGGTCCCGGTATTAACCTCTTGGGTGACTTCATGTGGAGGATCTGACTCGGACTTAGTGGTTCCATGTCATCAGGGTCATCAGAACAGGTCGTGATCGGTCTTGAGTTCACAATATATTCTACCTCGCAGAGAAGCGTGCGGAATGATTCGTCATCGAGGCGAGTCCGTGGTCGTAGAATAGCGCAGATAGAACTTTCCGAATGGTACGGATCTGGCGCTCCCATACGCCGCCCATGTGCGATGCCATAGGTGGGTTGAGTTTCCAGTCGATATTcatgtacagtagtttgttttggattttgttttgGTTCAGATCTGACCAAGCCTTGTTCAGCTCATTCCGTGTTCCGATGAAGTTGGTCCCGTTGTCGCATCGGATTTCTTGAACAGTACCTCTGCGGGCTATGAAGCGTTGTAGGCAGTGAATAAAGGAATCTGTTTCGAGACTGTTAGCAGCTTCCAGATGAATGGAGCGACTGACAAGACAGGTGAATATGACGCCGTAACGTTTGAGCTCCTTGCGGCCCTCTTTTATAATGAACGGCCCGAAGAAGTCTACGCCTGTGAATGTAAATGGTGGAGCTGGCTCGAGACGATCTTGAGGTAAGTCGGACATTTTTTGTTCTTGGCATGGCTTTCTCATTTTTCTGCACGTTATGCATTTGTGGAGTTGACGTCGGACAGCAGAGTTGATTGAAACAATCCAAAAGCGTTCTCTAATTGCTGCAATGGTGTGATTTCTACCAGCATGGCCGAGTCTCTCATGAGCATCTCGTACGATTAGAGTCGTGACGTGCGAATGTTGTGGCAGTAGCATTGGATGTTTCACGTCAGAGTCCATTGCGGCTTTCGAGAGACGTCCTCCCACTCGCAGAGTTCCATCGATGAGCACTGGGTCGAGACGGAATATCGTACTTGTTTTTGGTAGTGAGTGTTCTCTCTTGTCTTCTTTCGTGGTTGTTTTCTTGAGATTCTCGACCTCGTTTGCAAAGGTGATCTTTTGTATAAAGCAAACGATTGCCTTTTCAGCCTTTTGCATGATCTGTGTGGTCCTTAAATTTATAGTTTGTTCTTTGTTTCGTAAGAAAGCCAAAAATGCTATGAATACTGCTACTGCTCTCTTCAGTCTCTCCCACCTGGAGAAATGGGTGATTAAAGACATAAACGGTGAGCCTTCTTCTGATGTAGCAGTAGTAGCTAAAGACATAAAGTCCTCTTCTGTAACCTGCGGTTCGGTGCTGGGGTGCATCTTTGCAGGGCATTCTGAAGCCGGCATATTCAAGAAATCCGGACCCTCCAGCCAATGAGTCATGTCTGACGACATCACAGAACCTACTCCACGTGATGCAACGTCTGCTGGGTTCAAATCAGTGCTAATGTACTTCCACTGGTTAACGTTGCTGAAGTCTCTTATTTGACGGACTCTGTTGGCCACAAACACTGGAAAACGCTTTCTCTCAGCTCTGATGTAATAAAGGACTGTTGTTGAATCTGTGTAATAGCAGACTTCGTTGAGATGGAGATCAAGCTCAAGGGTCATTTTCTGTCCTAAATTTACAGCTACAGCGGCTGCTGTGAGTTCAAGCCGTGGGATAGATGTTGCTTTCAATGGAGCAACCCTTGCTTTTCCGATGAGAAATGAAGTTTTCGAACATCCACCCTCGTTTGAGGTTAGGTATGCAACAGCGCCATACCCAGATGTACTGGCATCTGAGAAAACGTGCATCCGAAACGCCGTATCTTTTGTTTGCTGTGGTAACTTTAGACATCTCGGGATTGTTATCTTCTGAAGGTTGGGGGCTTCGCTAATCCATTGTTTGAAACGTTGCTGGTGATCATCAGGCACTTCGTCATCCCAGGTGAGAGTGGTTTCTTTGCAGAGGTCTTGCAGTATTTGCTTTGCCAGCAGCACAAATGGAGCAGCGAAACCAAGGGGGTCATAGATGGATGATACTATGGAGAGAATGCCTCTTCTTGTCAGCGGTTTGTTTGGCAACAACACTGAGAAGCCAAATGTGTCGGTTTCGACGACCCAAAGTATTCCGAGAGCGTGCTCGGTAGGCAGTGGGTCATAATTGATGTCTCTTGTCTTTAACTCTTTGGATCGATCATCAGCTGGGATGGTGTTTAGGACAGAGACGTCGTTACTAGTATATTTACACAGTTTGAATCCACAGCCCCCGCAGGCAGCAGTCAGTTCAGCAATCAGAGAACTGGCTTCGGTGGCGTTCGGTACAGACTTTAGGCAGTCATCGACATAGAAGTTCCGCTTAATTGTATGGGCGACTTCTGAACTTAAGTTGTTTCCTTCATCTGCGACGCGTCTAAGTGCGTAGTTGGCGATACTTGGTGAGCTCACTGCGCCGAACAGGTGTACCTTCATCCAGTACTCTTCGAGTTCTTTTGATATGTCACCGTTCGGCCACCAGAGGAATCTGAGATGGTTGTATTGGTGTTTGGGTACTTTCACTTGGTAAAACATAGACTCCACATCACAAGTGAAGGCTACCTGGTGTTCTCTGAATCTGGTTAGAACACCTATCAGAGAATTGGTGAGATCAGGCCCTTGCAGCAACTGATCGTTTAAGGATATTCCATGGAATTTGGCACTGCAGTCAAACACCACTCTAATTTTATCCGGTTTTCTTTGATTGTACACTCCATGATGCGGCAGGTACCACACATATCCAGATTTGGCTGTGAGCAGGGAGTCTGGGATACGTTCAGCATAGTCATTCTGGAGTATTTTGTCAATGAAGTTGACGTAGTCGGAGTGGTACTTGGGAtccttttgcattttcttcttttgatagaGTGCTCGTTTAATTGCAaggatcttattgtttggcacaaTTAAGTTCTGATTCCTGAAAGGGAGAGGGATCTCAAAGTGACCGTCTTTGAACACGACATTGCTTTCGGCCTTCTTCATGAATATAGTATCCTCTGGAGACAATCCTTTCTCTCCAGGATACCTTGCTACCCGGCTATCAATAAAGTCACTTTCCAGAATATTCAGTATTCTGTttggagagagaatttcagtagcCTGCTCAATGTCCTCGGTCACAATGCGATTACTGTTTACTCGATGTGTAGACGTTACGCTGTTGTCTTCTACCGGGGAGCTGACTGTCCATCCGTGACGATACTGCAGAGCGAATGGGCCTTTGCCGTCTGTTGATATGATTTTCAGAGGCTCCATTGCTAATGGGCAATTACTGCCAATCAGTAGACCGATGTCTATTTCTGGCATTACTTCAGGAATCGATTTTGCCACGTCGTGAAGATATGGCCAGTGTCGTAACAGTTCTGGACGTGGTATTTGATCATGGCTCACTGGAATTTCTTGTCTGGAATACGTTTTTGAAGCAGTATACCATTCTGGCCGTTTATATCACTGACGACGAGATCCCGGACAAGGTAGCTTTTGACTATGCTCTCCCCATGCATAGTTTTCAGACGCAGATTTGTTTGAACACCGGAAGCTTGCAAGTCGTCTTTCAGTTCTTCTGATAGGAAGCACCCTGTGCTTCCTGGGTCATAGAGGGCGTAGGTAAGAACTTCTCGGTTGGTTCCCCTCTGTTTTATACGAACAGGTAGTATTGCTTGAAGAACCATTGAGGAACCATGAGAAATAACGTTGCTGGTAGCTGTATCTGGAGGTTTTTGGCTGGATTCCTCTGTACGGTTTTGAGAATTTGAAGATCTGTC is a genomic window containing:
- the LOC136855210 gene encoding uncharacterized protein translates to MPEIDIGLLIGSNCPLAMEPLKIISTDGKGPFALQYRHGWTVSSPVEDNSVTSTHRVNSNRIVTEDIEQATEILSPNRILNILESDFIDSRVARYPGEKGLSPEDTIFMKKAESNVVFKDGHFEIPLPFRNQNLIVPNNKILAIKRALYQKKKMQKDPKYHSDYVNFIDKILQNDYAERIPDSLLTAKSGYVWYLPHHGVYNQRKPDKIRVVFDCSAKFHGISLNDQLLQGPDLTNSLIGVLTRFREHQVAFTCDVESMFYQVKVPKHQYNHLRFLWWPNGDISKELEEYWMKVHLFGAVSSPSIANYALRRVADEGNNLSSEVAHTIKRNFYVDDCLKSVPNATEASSLIAELTAACGGCGFKLCKYTSNDVSVLNTIPADDRSKELKTRDINYDPLPTEHALGILWVVETDTFGFSVLLPNKPLTRRGILSIVSSIYDPLGFAAPFVLLAKQILQDLCKETTLTWDDEVPDDHQQRFKQWISEAPNLQKITIPRCLKLPQQTKDTAFRMHVFSDASTSGYGAVAYLTSNEGGCSKTSFLIGKARVAPLKATSIPRLELTAAAVAVNLGQKMTLELDLHLNEVCYYTDSTTVLYYIRAERKRFPVFVANRVRQIRDFSNVNQWKYISTDLNPADVASRGVGSVMSSDMTHWLEGPDFLNMPASECPAKMHPSTEPQVTEEDFMSLATTATSEEGSPFMSLITHFSRWERLKRAVAVFIAFLAFLRNKEQTINLRTTQIMQKAEKAIVCFIQKITFANEVENLKKTTTKEDKREHSLPKTSTIFRLDPVLIDGTLRVGGRLSKAAMDSDVKHPMLLPQHSHVTTLIVRDAHERLGHAGRNHTIAAIRERFWIVSINSAVRRQLHKCITCRKMRKPCQEQKMSDLPQDRLEPAPPFTFTGVDFFGPFIIKEGRKELKRYGVIFTCLVSRSIHLEAANSLETDSFIHCLQRFIARRGTVQEIRCDNGTNFIGTRNELNKAWSDLNQNKIQNKLLYMNIDWKLNPPMASHMGGVWERQIRTIRKVLSALFYDHGLASMTNHSARFSAR